In Scomber scombrus chromosome 17, fScoSco1.1, whole genome shotgun sequence, the following proteins share a genomic window:
- the c17h1orf131 gene encoding uncharacterized protein C1orf131 homolog — MSSKANGEEDDDCMFLEHVLDKLYDFGNRPATKNKSKKGKRKRCEEEEEEDVTSADNEDNLSDPFSVTHHQKLSKSDNTTPQQTAAQQMSHVEVVTFQDPLKKQKTKQTPAPDKISPLQTIEKKQSDEPEELNLEKARLEVHRFGITGYKKEQQRVFEQDRAVMLGARPPKKEYLNYKMLQQQVKEKKQKAKEEVQPELKKKKKKQNNQSRDKSKKAASGMGAASGQVGRFKNGVLILSSKEIQKIKGKRRSK; from the exons ATGAGCTCCAAAGCTAACGGAGAAGAAGACGACGATTGTATGTTTCTTGAACATGTTTTGGACAAACTGTATGACTTTG GTAACAGACCAGCAACCAAAAATAAGTCGAAGAAGGGAAAACGAAAGAGatgtgaggaagaagaggaagaagacgTAACTTCAGCTGACAATGAAGACAACTTATCAGATCCTTTCAGTGTCACACACCATCAGAAGCTATCAAAATCTGACAACACTACTCCTCAGCAAACAG CCGCCCAGCAGATGAGTCATGTGGAGGTCGTGACCTTTCAGGACCCCTTAAAGAAACAGAAGACCAAGCAGACACCAGCACCTGATAAAATATCT CCCCTTCAGACAATAGAGAAGAAGCAAAGCGACGAACCAGAAGAACTCAATTTGGAAAAG GCTCGTCTGGAGGTCCATCGGTTTGGAATCACTGGCTATAAAAAGGAGCAGCAGCGTGTTTTTGAACAGGACAGAGCCGTCATGCTGGGAGCCAGA CCTCCTAAGAAGGAGTATTTAAACTACAAGATGCTACAGCAGCAGGTCaaagagaagaagcagaaagCAAAGGAGGAGGTTCAACCG gagctgaagaagaaaaagaagaagcagaataATCAAAG CAGGGACAAGTCGAAGAAGGCGGCCTCCGGTATGGGCGCGGCCTCGGGTCAGGTGGGGCGCTTCAAGAACGGCGTGCTGATCCTCAGCTCCAAGGAGATCCAGAAAATCAAAGGCAAAAGGAGAAGTAAATAG
- the gnpat gene encoding dihydroxyacetone phosphate acyltransferase codes for MTSSAVCSHRDPMLKKRDDFEDMLEERRNSSDLRYALRCYTPVVYKGLAPCKANQLKNMVLQSEQIHYVINQVSKEMGKAVDEVQEEVSSILEEMAQRLQLSTVRFFAFTLSKVFKNLFRSICVNEEGIQRLQQAIQEHPVVLLPSHRSYMDFLLMSYILYTYDLALPVIAAGMDFMAMKFVGEMLRMSGAFFIRRSFGGDKLYWAVFSEYVKTMLKNGYAPVEFFLEGTRSRTCKSLTPKLGLLNIVMDPFLKGQVYDINLVPVSISYERILEESLYARELLGVPKPKESTSGLFKARKVLSEDYGSIHVYFGQPVSVRSLAQGRVNRCQFNLKPRHIPRRPSEDIQSFVNDSAYRLVRAQEENMVLKPWVLIASLLLQNHHQNQEEGQKGGITLDELTESAVWLRDLSRQYGAFLHWPDHTPPSEVVASSLSLHQGLVRISEGRVQLALEQAGGQAKPEKPHSTVTPEEDLLSQAVVVLSCASYRNQALHVFLRPALLASAIHAASSNNKQDIYNSFSFLRNMFSNEFILCPGATIEDFEEACFLLVKTGALQVTQQEVVVTERGHRTLTFLTSMLDPFLQGYQVVCRFLCEEATEALTEKQFVPAVRKFIIKHLLAGFSLCQIVFFVCVFFLNSTFHKIH; via the exons ATGACGTCCAGCGCTGTTTGTTCG CATAGAGATCCTATGCTgaagaaaagagatgattttGAAGACATgttggaggaaaggaggaactcCAGTGACCTCAGATACGCCCTCAGATGTTACACACCTGTGGTTTACAAAGGACTGGCTCCCTGTAAAGCCAACCAGCTGAAGAACATGGTGCTTCAGTCTGAACAGATACATTATGTCATCAATCAG GTTTCCAAAGAGATGGGCAAGGCTGTCGATGAAGTCCAGGAGGAGGTGTCGTCCATCTTGGAGGAGATGGCTCAGCGTCTACAGCTCAGCACCGTTCGCTTCTTCGCCTTCACTCTCAGCAAAGTCTTTAAAAATTTATTCAGGAGCATCTGTGTCAACGAAGAGGGCATCCAGAGA CTCCAGCAGGCCATTCAGGAGCACCCGGTCGTTCTGCTGCCAAGTCACCGTAGTTACATGGACTTCCTGCTGATGTCATACATCCTGTACACCTACGACCTGGCTTTGCCTGTCATCGCTGCCGGCATGG ACTTCATGGCGATGAAATTTGTCGGGGAGATGCTTCGCATGTCTGGAGCTTTCTTTATCCGGCGATCATTTGGAGGAGACAAACTGTACTGGGCTGTTTTCTCCGAGTACGTTAAGACCATGCTCAAG aaTGGATATGCACCAGTTGAATTCTTCCTAGAGGGGACCAGAAGCCGAACATGCAAGTCTTTGACCCCAAAGTTAG GTCTGCTGAACATAGTGATGGATCCATTCCTCAAAGGGCAGGTGTACGATATTAACTTGGTCCCGGTCAGTATCAGCTATGAGAGGATCCTGGAGGAATCGCTCTACGCCAGGGAGCTGCTGGGAGTGCCCAAACCCAAGGAGTCAACTTCA GGTCTGTTTAAAGCCAGAAAGGTCCTCAGTGAAGACTACGGCAGTATCCACGTGTACTTCGGTCAGCCCGTCTCCGTCAGAAGTTTAGCTCAGGGCAGAGTTAACCGCTGTCAGTTCAACCTGAAACCAAG ACACATTCCCAGAAGGCCCAGCGAGGATATCCAAAGCTTTGTGAATGACTCTGCCTACAGGTTGGTGAGGGCCCAGGAGGAGAACATGGTCCTGAAGCCGTGGGTCCTTATTGCTTCCCTGCTGCTCCAGAACCACCACCAGAACCAGGAGGAGGGGCAGAAAGGGGGGATCACACTGGACGAGCTGACTGAAAGCGCTGTGTGGCTCCGGGACCTTTCCAGGCAGTACGGAGCCTTCCTCCACTGGCCCG ACCACACGCCTCCATCAGAGGTGGTTGCCTCCAGTCTCTCCCTGCATCAAGGTCTAGTGAGGATCTCTGAGGGAAGAGTCCAGCTGGCATTGGAACAAG CAGGAGGACAAGCGAAGCCAGAGAAGCCTCACAGCACCGTCACTCCAGAAGAGGATCTATTGAGCCAGGCGGTCGTCGTGCTCTCCTGCGCCTCCTACAGGAACCAAGCGTTGCACGTCTTCCTCCGACCGGCGCTGCTGGCCTCAGCCATCCACGCTGCCTCCTCCAACAATAAAC agGACATCTATAACAGTTTCAGCTTCCTGAGAAACATGTTCTCCAATGAGTTCATCCTCTGTCCTGGAGCTACCATAGAG GATTTTGAGGAGGCCTGTTTCCTGCTGGTGAAGACTGGAGCTCTGCAGGTCACCCAGCAGGAAGTGGTTGTAACAGAAAGAGGCCACAGAACCCTGACCTTCCTCACCAGTATGCTAGACCCTTTTCTACAAGGATACCAG GTGGTGTGTCGGTTCCTGTGTGAAGAGGCCACTGAAGCTCTGACCGAAAAACAGTTTGTCCCTGCAGTCAGGAAGTTCATCATCAAACATCTGCTAGCAGGTTTCTCTCTTTGTcaaattgttttctttgtgtgtgttttttttttaaactcaaccTTCCACAAAATACACTGa